AGAGCGATCGGCGCCCAACGGTCTTTGGTATGAATTCTTCCGGTGTGATTGGGTTTAATGAAGACATCATCCAGGTCAACCCGGTATGCATCGTTGTTGGCGACCAGATTTCGGTATTCGATTTCCTTGGGGTTTTTAATGTCCAGCCCAAGCTGTCTGCTTTTGAGTTCCTCAACCATGAATTCCAGCGTGATATCGGACAAACCATCGTACCAGAAACCGCCTCCAACGTCGGAGTGTGCGCCTGGGAACCAGATTTCGGTGACTCGGCTGTCCTTGTTCATCAAGGTCGGATGAAAAGCGATGCGTTTGTCGTCGAGGGAGAGCAGGTGCAGAGCCTCGGCGACGTTCGGTGAAACGGTACCGTTTTCGAAGACTACATCGGAAACCGGTTTGTCGTCACTGTCGAGATTAGGAAAACCGATGGAGGCAACCGTGTCGAATACGCCGAGAAAGCGAACAATTGGCTCGTCTACCTGGGCCGAAGGCAGGTAGTCTTCAATCACCGAAGCAAAACGGCGTGCAATGGCTGCACCGCGGCTGAAACCGAATAAGAAAACTCGATCGCCCGGATGGTAGGTTTGTCTTAAATCCCGGCCGGCGATTTTAATGACTCGTCCCACATCGAGATTAGGGGGAGCGAAGGCGGAATTAAAGATTTGCTGGATTTTGCTTCCGTAGGTACCGACGCCGGAATAGTAGAAGCTATGCTGATCGACGGTTTTGGCCTCGTTTGTCAGGCTGCCTCCGAACATGGCATGCAGCTTTAGAATATTCGTGATGCCATTATCCTCAATTTCGCCCGAGCCAAACCATTCTCTTTCCTGTTTGGCGTCTCTTGGATGATTACAGGTGCCGTCGAAGCAAATGATGATGTTTTTCGGTTCCATAACGACCTCGCTTTTGATTGTTTGAGAAGAAGGGATCTGCTAAAAATAATAGTGAACCTCGCAGAGCAGATAAAATCAGAGGGGTATGGGTTAAGTTTATATCCGGATAAGTAGAAAAGCCACTTCCCTGAATAAAGGAAAGTGGCTTTTCGCTTTTTGAGAACGGCAAAGGTTTTGCTTGGATTACAGAGTTTTCATCACTTTACGAGCGGCTTCGACTGTTGCGGCGATGTCTTCATCACTGTGCTGACTGGAGATGAATCCGGCTTCGAAAGCAGAAGGTGCCAGGTAAACGCCTTCTTCCAGCATGCCATGGTAGAACTGCTTGAAGCGTTCCATGTGACCTTTGGCAACCTGTGCGAAGCGACGAATACGTTTTTCCTCGTTAAAGAAGTACCCGAACATTCCGCCAACCTGATTAGTGGTGAACGGAATCCCGGCTTCGTCGGCAGCCGCCTGAAAACCTTGCATCAATGCGGCGGCTTTTTGATCGAGGTTTTCAAAAAAGCCCGGTTCTTGAATCAATTGCAGTGTTTTTAGACCGGCAGCCATTGCCAAAGGGTTACCTGACAAGGTACCGGCTTGATAAACCGGGCCAAGCGGTGCAATGTGATTCATGATTTCGCGTTTACCGCCGAAGGCGCCGACCGGCATACCGCCGCCGATGACCTTACCGAAAGTGGTCAAGTCCGGAGTAATGCCGTAACGGCCCTGGGCTCCGTCCAGGCCGACCCGGAAACCGCACATGACTTCGTCGAAAATCAAAACCGCGCCGGATTGATCACAGACATCGCGCAGGGTTTCCAAAAAGCCTTCTTCAGGTGGAATGCAGTTCATGTTTCCGGCGACCGGTTCCACGATAATACAGGCGATCTGGTCGCCGATTTCGGAGAAGACCTGACGGACTTCTGCGCTGTCATTGTGTGTCAGAGTAATCGTTTCTTTCGCCAGTCCTTCCGGTACACCCGGAGAGGACGGTACACCAAGGGTCAGGGCGCCAGAACCGGCCTTGACCAGCAGAGAGTCGGAATGACCGTGGTAGCAACCTTCGAATTTGACGATTTTGTCGCGTCCGGTGTAGCCACGTGCCAGACGGATAGCGGTCATGGTTGCTTCGGTTCCGGAACTGACCATTCGCACCATATCCATTGACGGAATCAGTTCGCAGACCAGATCGGCCATGGTGGTTTCGATTTCGGTCGGCGCCCCGAAACTCAGGCCTAATGCCGCTTGTTTCTGAACGATTTCAATGACCTCTGGATGGGCGTGACCAAGAATGGCCGGACCCCATGAGGCAACGTAATCGATGTATTGGCGGTCGTCGGCATCGATCAGGTAAGCGCCTTTGGCGGCTTTGAAAAAGACCGGATCGCCTCCGACACCTTTGAATGCACGAACCGGCGAGTTCACGCCGCCGGGAATGTGAATTTGTGCGGCTTCAAATAGATCGTGTGATTTGCTCATGGAGTATCCTTTGTGTACTGCGGATCAAAAAAGTGTTCGATATTATAACGTGAATCATGCCATGAATCGGTTTTGAATTTGTCGGCTGGCCGCAGTAATGTCTGCTTGTGCAAACACGCCTTGAATCACGGCCAGCGCATCGGCTCCGGCGTCAATCAGCTGTTGGGCATTAGTGCAATTGATTCCGCCGATGGCGACGATTGGAATAGCCAGTTGTCGTTTTGCATCCAGCAGGGTCTGGAGATCGGCTTGGGGAGCCATCGGCTTGGTTTTGGATGGGAAAAAGCGCCCGAAAGCGACATAGTCCGCGCCAAGCGTCTGCATCTGCAACGCGCGCTCGATACTGTTGTAACAGGAGACGCCGATCAGCGCTTGTGAACCGAGGCGGCGACGTGCTTGCCCGATGGCAGAGTCGTCTTTTCCGAGATGAACGCCGTCGGCTGAACAATTGGCGGCCAGTTCGATATCGTCATTGATAATCAGAAGGGCGTGATGGCGATCGCAGAGGTTGCGCAGGGCTTTCGCCTGTTGCAGGCGCAATTCGGGCGAGAGGATTTTATCGCGGTATTGCAGAATACGGGCTCCGCCCTGTAAGGCTTGCTCGACGTGATTCAACAGTTGGTCGGGGGCGGAGAGAGCGGAGTCGGTAATGACGTAGAGC
This is a stretch of genomic DNA from Thiomicrorhabdus sp.. It encodes these proteins:
- a CDS encoding DUF2235 domain-containing protein, whose translation is MEPKNIIICFDGTCNHPRDAKQEREWFGSGEIEDNGITNILKLHAMFGGSLTNEAKTVDQHSFYYSGVGTYGSKIQQIFNSAFAPPNLDVGRVIKIAGRDLRQTYHPGDRVFLFGFSRGAAIARRFASVIEDYLPSAQVDEPIVRFLGVFDTVASIGFPNLDSDDKPVSDVVFENGTVSPNVAEALHLLSLDDKRIAFHPTLMNKDSRVTEIWFPGAHSDVGGGFWYDGLSDITLEFMVEELKSRQLGLDIKNPKEIEYRNLVANNDAYRVDLDDVFIKPNHTGRIHTKDRWAPIALATLNPRTVRVNIDDHPSENERPLIHYKVIERINDVVEYRPRALKGVKHTVLNADGSKSEHSGIVDHIL
- the hemL gene encoding glutamate-1-semialdehyde 2,1-aminomutase: MSKSHDLFEAAQIHIPGGVNSPVRAFKGVGGDPVFFKAAKGAYLIDADDRQYIDYVASWGPAILGHAHPEVIEIVQKQAALGLSFGAPTEIETTMADLVCELIPSMDMVRMVSSGTEATMTAIRLARGYTGRDKIVKFEGCYHGHSDSLLVKAGSGALTLGVPSSPGVPEGLAKETITLTHNDSAEVRQVFSEIGDQIACIIVEPVAGNMNCIPPEEGFLETLRDVCDQSGAVLIFDEVMCGFRVGLDGAQGRYGITPDLTTFGKVIGGGMPVGAFGGKREIMNHIAPLGPVYQAGTLSGNPLAMAAGLKTLQLIQEPGFFENLDQKAAALMQGFQAAADEAGIPFTTNQVGGMFGYFFNEEKRIRRFAQVAKGHMERFKQFYHGMLEEGVYLAPSAFEAGFISSQHSDEDIAATVEAARKVMKTL
- the thiE gene encoding thiamine phosphate synthase, which encodes MNSKSLKGLYVITDSALSAPDQLLNHVEQALQGGARILQYRDKILSPELRLQQAKALRNLCDRHHALLIINDDIELAANCSADGVHLGKDDSAIGQARRRLGSQALIGVSCYNSIERALQMQTLGADYVAFGRFFPSKTKPMAPQADLQTLLDAKRQLAIPIVAIGGINCTNAQQLIDAGADALAVIQGVFAQADITAASRQIQNRFMA